One Azospirillum sp. TSA2s genomic region harbors:
- the yihA gene encoding ribosome biogenesis GTP-binding protein YihA/YsxC yields the protein MTTPDTPTPDTPSIVSGFDEAALEAGRLLFAKECDFVWGANALNQLPEADLPEVAFAGRSNVGKSSLVNALTGRKTLARTSNTPGRTQQLNFFNLGDRLKLVDMPGYGYAKESKEKVEAWNDMVRRFLRGRVTLRRALVLIDSRHGLKPNDHEIMEMLDRTAVPYVVVLTKADKVKAADLDRIRRDTQAGLKKHPAAFPDIHVTSSEKGTGIAELRASLAALALAAE from the coding sequence ATGACCACCCCCGACACGCCGACCCCCGACACCCCCAGCATCGTTTCCGGCTTCGACGAGGCCGCGCTGGAGGCCGGGCGGCTGCTGTTCGCCAAGGAGTGCGACTTCGTCTGGGGCGCCAACGCGCTGAATCAGCTGCCGGAGGCCGACCTGCCGGAGGTCGCGTTCGCCGGCCGGTCGAATGTCGGCAAGTCGAGCCTCGTCAACGCGCTGACCGGGCGCAAGACGCTGGCCCGCACCTCCAACACGCCGGGCCGGACGCAGCAGCTCAACTTCTTCAACCTCGGCGACCGGCTGAAGCTGGTGGACATGCCGGGCTACGGCTATGCCAAGGAATCGAAGGAGAAGGTGGAGGCGTGGAACGACATGGTCCGCCGGTTCCTGCGCGGCCGCGTCACCTTGCGCCGGGCGCTCGTGTTGATCGATTCGCGTCATGGGCTGAAGCCCAACGACCATGAGATCATGGAGATGCTGGACCGCACGGCGGTGCCCTACGTCGTCGTACTGACCAAGGCGGACAAGGTGAAGGCCGCCGATCTGGACAGGATCCGCCGCGACACCCAGGCGGGGCTGAAGAAGCACCCGGCAGCCTTCCCCGACATCCATGTCACCAGTTCGGAGAAGGGCACCGGCATCGCCGAGCTGCGCGCCAGCCTCGCGGCGCTCGCCCTGGCCGCCGAATAA
- the yidC gene encoding membrane protein insertase YidC: protein MTDQRNLIIAIALSIAILLGFQYFYEKPRVEQQKQLAAQQAAQTEQSVPVPAPGVPAQQPPATAEVAKERPELLAEQLAAGTRVKIDTPALHGSVNLVGGRIDDLTLAQYHETPDPKSPEIVLLAPAGTPAAYYAEFGWVPQGAGIATPTATTRWTADGTALTPDKPLTLTWDNGQGLVFERKIAVDPDFMFTVTQSVRNTGANPVTLLPYSLVSRTGTPHTSGYYILHEGPLGVFNGSLTEEKYDDVRKAGSISKETTGGWIGITDKYWLVSLVPDPNEKVTARFLYNQVANTDRYQTDTMGAPVTVAPGASVENTGRLFAGAKQVKLLDSYSEKLNIKNFDLAIDFGWFYFLTKPFFYALDFLGRVIGNFGIAILVLTVCVKAVFFPLANKSYQAMSKMKALQPKMQELREKFSDDQARMNQELMALYKREKVSPVSGCLPILIQIPVFFSLYKVLFVTIEMRHAPFFGWIHDLSSPDPTNLFTLFGLIPWSPPTMLHLGLWPLIMGVTMWFQQKMNPAPPDPVQQKVFQFLPIVFTFMLAGFPAGLVIYWAWNNTLSVLQQWTIMKRMGVKV, encoded by the coding sequence ATGACCGACCAACGCAACCTCATCATCGCGATTGCCCTGTCGATCGCCATCCTTCTGGGCTTCCAGTATTTCTACGAAAAGCCGCGGGTGGAGCAGCAGAAGCAACTCGCCGCCCAGCAGGCCGCCCAGACGGAGCAGTCGGTGCCGGTGCCGGCCCCCGGCGTGCCCGCCCAGCAGCCACCCGCCACGGCAGAGGTCGCGAAGGAGCGCCCCGAGCTGCTCGCCGAGCAGCTGGCGGCCGGCACCCGCGTGAAGATCGACACGCCGGCCCTGCACGGGTCCGTCAACCTCGTCGGCGGCCGCATCGACGACCTGACGCTGGCGCAGTACCACGAGACGCCGGACCCGAAGAGCCCGGAGATCGTGCTGCTGGCCCCGGCCGGCACGCCCGCCGCCTATTATGCCGAGTTCGGCTGGGTGCCGCAGGGCGCCGGCATCGCCACCCCGACCGCGACCACCCGCTGGACCGCCGACGGCACCGCGCTGACCCCGGACAAGCCGCTGACCCTGACCTGGGACAACGGCCAGGGGCTGGTGTTCGAGCGCAAGATCGCCGTCGACCCGGACTTCATGTTCACGGTGACGCAGTCGGTCCGCAACACCGGCGCCAACCCGGTCACGCTGCTGCCCTACAGCCTGGTGTCGCGCACCGGCACGCCGCACACGTCGGGCTATTACATCCTGCATGAAGGCCCGCTCGGTGTCTTCAACGGCTCGCTGACCGAAGAGAAGTACGACGACGTCCGCAAGGCCGGCAGCATCTCCAAGGAAACGACCGGCGGCTGGATCGGCATCACCGACAAGTATTGGCTGGTGTCGCTGGTGCCTGACCCGAACGAGAAGGTCACCGCGCGCTTCCTCTACAATCAGGTCGCCAACACCGACCGCTACCAGACCGATACCATGGGTGCGCCGGTCACGGTCGCGCCGGGTGCCTCGGTCGAGAACACCGGCCGCCTGTTCGCCGGCGCCAAGCAGGTGAAGCTGCTCGACAGCTACTCCGAGAAGCTGAACATCAAGAACTTCGACCTCGCGATCGATTTCGGCTGGTTCTACTTCCTGACCAAGCCGTTCTTCTACGCGCTGGATTTCCTGGGTCGTGTCATCGGCAACTTCGGCATCGCCATCCTGGTGCTGACCGTCTGCGTCAAGGCCGTCTTCTTCCCGCTCGCCAACAAGTCCTATCAGGCGATGAGCAAGATGAAGGCTCTGCAGCCCAAGATGCAGGAGCTGCGCGAGAAGTTCAGCGACGATCAGGCGCGCATGAACCAGGAGCTGATGGCGCTGTACAAGCGCGAGAAGGTCTCCCCGGTGTCCGGCTGCCTGCCGATCCTGATCCAGATCCCGGTGTTCTTCTCGCTCTACAAGGTGCTGTTCGTGACCATCGAAATGCGGCATGCGCCGTTCTTCGGTTGGATCCACGACCTGTCCTCGCCCGATCCGACGAACCTGTTCACCCTGTTCGGCCTGATCCCGTGGAGCCCGCCGACCATGCTGCATCTCGGCCTGTGGCCGCTGATCATGGGCGTGACCATGTGGTTCCAGCAGAAGATGAACCCGGCCCCGCCGGACCCGGTCCAGCAGAAGGTGTTCCAGTTCCTGCCCATCGTCTTCACCTTCATGCTCGCCGGCTTCCCGGCCGGTCTGGTGATCTACTGGGCCTGGAACAACACGCTGTCGGTCCTGCAGCAGTGGACCATCATGAAGCGCATGGGTGTGAAGGTCTGA
- the yidD gene encoding membrane protein insertion efficiency factor YidD has translation MFRIAGLSPLAHLLRALVYLYRWTLSPFVGWHCRFQPTCSCYAIESLEKHGAIRGGWLTVRRLGRCHPWGGSGWDPVPDPAPQGAPQASHRCGLREKGHAAVAQPGENP, from the coding sequence CCGGCCTCAGCCCGCTCGCGCACCTGCTCCGCGCGCTCGTTTACCTCTATCGCTGGACCTTGTCGCCCTTCGTGGGCTGGCATTGCCGTTTCCAGCCGACCTGCTCCTGCTACGCCATCGAATCGCTGGAAAAGCATGGGGCCATCCGGGGGGGATGGCTGACTGTGCGCCGGCTCGGGCGTTGCCATCCCTGGGGCGGGTCGGGATGGGATCCCGTGCCCGATCCCGCTCCGCAGGGGGCGCCCCAGGCGTCCCATCGCTGCGGCCTGCGGGAAAAAGGGCATGCGGCGGTTGCCCAGCCCGGCGAAAACCCGTAA